Below is a genomic region from Citrobacter tructae.
ATTCGGTGCTGAAAGTGGGTGTTCGTGTCGCAGAAGACGAAGATGAATAACTGAAACAGGTTGCCGGATGGTGCATGCCACCCGGCAACCTAAAGAGTTACACCGTCACAACAGGGACGCGCAGCGCCAGCGAGCACATTAACTCGTACCCCACCGTACCCGCTGCGAGAGCTACATCATCAATTTTTATCTCTTTGCCCCACAGTTCCACCGGCGTACCGATGCCTGCCTGCGGACACGGCGTCAGATCCACCGCCAGCATATCCATTGACACCGTGCCAACGGTCCCAGTGCGGACACCGTCCACCAGCACTGGCGTACCGCTTGGCGCATGACGCGGATAACCATCTGCATATCCGGTCGCCACTATGCCGATGCGTTGTTCGCCACTGGCAGTGTAACGCCCACCATAACCGACCCGATCGCCGGCCTTCAGCGTTTGCACGCCGATGATTTCACTGCTCAGGGTCATAACCGGTTTTAGGCCGGTGTTGGCGATGTCCCGCCAGTGCCCCGACGGAGAGGCACCGTAGAGAATAATACCCGGACGAACCCAGTCAAAATGCGCCTCCGGGTGCCACAGCGTGGCTGCCGAATTCGACAACGAGCGTTTGCACTCCACCCCTTCCGTCGCCTGCGCAATACGCGTCATCGCTTCCTGAATGCCGTCCGGGTGTTCGGCATCGGCAAAGTGCGACATCAGCGTCATTTCACCCACGTTAGGCATCGCCCGCAGCTGTTGCCAGACGGTCGCCACTCGCTCAGGCAAAAAGCCCAGACGGTTCATGCCGCTGTTAACCTTCAGATAAACATCCAGCGGGGCGTTCAGTCGGGCGTTTTGTAACGCTTTAAGCTGCCAGTTGCTATGTACACAGGTGGTCAGACGATATTGGTCATACACCGTCAGATCTTCAGCGTGGAAAAACCCTTCCAGCATTAAGATCGGGCCTTTCCAGCCCCGGTCGCGCAGCGTTATCGCTTCTTCCAGATTGAGCATGGCGAAACCATCGGTGGTCCCCAGCGCATTCCAGACGCGCTCAATGCCATGTCCATAGGCATTGGCTTTCACCACTGACCAGACACGGGCGTCCGGTGCAGCCTGACGCGCAATGCTTAAGTTTTGTTTCAACGCCTGCAGGTCAATGCTGGCCAGTATCGGGCGGGTCATCTCGCGTCCTTATCAGCTATGTGCGCCGTGTAAATGTCGTGGACGTGACGGGGTAAACCCCGGGCTGTAACGTGCTACGCTCAGGTCGTCGTAGGGGATTGCAGGAGTCCGGCCAGAAAGGATGTCGCTCAGCAGTTGTCCCGAACCGCAGGCCATGGTCCAGCCCAGCGTGCCATGACCGGTATTGAGCAGCAGATTCTTAAAGCGGGTACGCCCTACCACAGGCGTACCGTCTGGCGTCATCGGCCTCAGCCCAGTCCAGAAGGTTGCCTGCTCCACATGACCACCACGCGGGAAGAGATCGCGCACTACCATTTCCAGCGTTTCACGGCGCGGCTGTAATAATTCGGTATTGAATCCAACAATCTCCGCCATGCCGCCCACGCGGATACGGTTATCGAAGCGGGTAATGGCGATTTTGTAGGTTTCATCAAGGATAGTCGATACCGGAGCCCCGTCGTCTTCGGCTACCGGAATCGTCAGCGAATACCCTTTTAGCGGGTAAACCGGGATATCCACTATCCCTTTCAGCATTGCCGTGGAGTAAGAGCCAAACGCCATCACATAGGCATCGGCTTTAATGATTTCCTCACCACACTGCACGCCATAAATCTGTTCACCATCGCAGAGCAGTTTATCGACCGGCGTGTTGAAGCGGAATTTCACCCCCGCTAACTCCGCCATTTGCGCCAGGCGTTGGGTAAACAGCTGGCAGTCACCGGTTTCGTCATTCGGTAAACGCAGACCGCCGGTCAGCTTGTGCGCCACTTCGGCCAGCGCCGGTTCTACTTCCGCGAGGCGATGGGCTTCAAGCAGTTGATACGGTACGCCCGCATCTTCCAGAACGGCGATATCGCGCGTGGCGTTCTCATACTGCTGCGCGGTACGGAACAGTTGCAACGTCCCGCCCTGACGACCTTCGTATTCAATGCCGGTGGTTGCACGCAGTACCTTCAGACAATCACGGCTGTATTCCGCCAGACGCACCATACGTCCTTTGTTTTCCATGTAATGGCTGGTATCGCAATTGCGCAGCATTTGCCACATCCATTTCAACTGGAACTGGGTCCCGTCAAGGCGAACGGCCAGCGGAGCATGGCGCTGGAACATCCATTTAATCGCTTTTAGCGGTACACCGGGTGCCGCCCATGGTGCTGCATAACCTGGAGAAATTTGCCCCGCATTTGCCGCACTGGTTTCCAGTGCCGGGCCGGGCTCACGATCAATGACGGTGACATCGTGCCCAGCCTGACTTAAATACCAGGCGCTGGTCACGCCAACGACACCACTTCCCAGTATGACAACTCGCATAGCCACTCCGTTAACAGTAAAAGAACAATCATCTAATTACATCTTGATAACTCAGTTGAAAATATTATTCAACATATGGCTTTTTTATGGTGATGTATCTCACACATAGCGGCAATGACAGGGAAGTCTCCGCTTTGGCATCTCCTGCTGTGCGTCATTTTTATCCAGCATAAAATTTTGTAGACATCGCGTTTTTCGGCGCTGCATTGATGTGATATCGCAAAGAAAAATTTTCTGCTGCAGCACGCTTTTTAACACCGTGTTCTATGCTTGAAATGAGGTACTCCAGACAGAGAGTGCCGCCAACAATGAGGGTGCGCGAATGGCTACGATTGATTCCATGAACAAGGACACCACACGGTTGAGCGATGGACCCGACTGGACGTTTGAACTGCTGGATGTTTATCTGGCGGAAATAGACCGCGTGGCAAAACTCTACCGACTGGAGACCTACCCGCACCAAATCGAGGTCATCACCTCCGAGCAGATGATGGATGCCTACTCCAGCGTCGGGATGCCGATTAACTATACCCACTGGTCGTTTGGTAAAAAGTTCATTGAAACCGAACGTCTGTATAAGCACGGTCAGCAAGGGCTGGCCTATGAGATTGTCATCAACTCTAACCCCTGCATCGCGTATCTGATGGAGGAGAACACCATCACCATGCAGGCGCTGGTGATGGCGCACGCCTGCTACGGGCATAACTCCTTCTTCCGGAACAACTACCTTTTCCGTAGCTGGACGGATGCCAGCTCAATCGTTGATTATCTGATTTTTGCACGAAACTACATAACCCAGTGCGAAGAGCGTTACGGCGTCGATGAAGTCGAAAAACTGCTCGACTCCTGCCATGCGCTCATGAATTACGGCGTCGACCGCTATAAACGTCCGCAAAAAATTTCATTACAGGAAGAGAAAGCGCGGCAAAAAAGCCGTGAGGAATATCTACAAAGCCAGGTGAATATGCTGTGGCGCACCTTGCCGAAAAAAGAAGAAGAAAAAACCGTGTTTGAAGCGCGGCGTTATCCCTCTGAGCCACAGGAAAACCTGTTGTACTTCATGGAGAAAAACGCCCCTCTGCTGGAGTCCTGGCAGCGTGAAGTCCTGCGTATCGTGCGCAAAGTGAGCCAGTATTTTTATCCGCAGAAACAAACCCAAGTGATGAACGAAGGCTGGGCGACGTTCTGGCATTACACCATCCTTAACCACCTTTATGATGAAGGCAAAGTCACCGAACGGTTTATGCTGGAGTTTTTACACAGCCATACCAATGTGGTGTTCCAGCCGCCGTATAACAGCCCGTGGTATAGCGGAATCAACCCCTATGCGCTTGGATTCGCCATGTTCCAGGACATCAAGCGTATTTGTCAGTCCCCGACCGAGGAAGATAAATACTGGTTCCCGGATATTGCGGGTTCTGACTGGCTGGAAACGCTGCACTTCGCCATGCGTGATTTTAAAGACGAGAGCTTTATCAGCCAGTTCCTGTCACCGAAAGTGATGCGTGATTTCCGCCTGTTCACCGTGCTGGACGATGACAGACACAATTACCTGGAAATCTCAGCGATTCATAACGAAGAGGGGTATCGTGAAATTCGCAATCGGTTGTCGTCACAGTATAATCTGAGCAACCTGGAGCCAAACATTCAGGTGTGGAATGTCGATCTGCGTGGCGATCGCTCCCTCACTTTGCGTTATATCCCGCATAATCGCGCCCCGCTGGATAAGGGCCGCAAAGAGGTGCTGAAGCACGTCCATCGGTTATGGGGTTTTGACGTGACTCTGGAGCAACAGAATGAGGATGGCAGTGTTGAACTGCTGGAACGTTGTCCGCCGAGGATGAACGGCCTGTAAAAACAAAACCCCTCGAATGA
It encodes:
- the dadX gene encoding catabolic alanine racemase DadX → MTRPILASIDLQALKQNLSIARQAAPDARVWSVVKANAYGHGIERVWNALGTTDGFAMLNLEEAITLRDRGWKGPILMLEGFFHAEDLTVYDQYRLTTCVHSNWQLKALQNARLNAPLDVYLKVNSGMNRLGFLPERVATVWQQLRAMPNVGEMTLMSHFADAEHPDGIQEAMTRIAQATEGVECKRSLSNSAATLWHPEAHFDWVRPGIILYGASPSGHWRDIANTGLKPVMTLSSEIIGVQTLKAGDRVGYGGRYTASGEQRIGIVATGYADGYPRHAPSGTPVLVDGVRTGTVGTVSMDMLAVDLTPCPQAGIGTPVELWGKEIKIDDVALAAGTVGYELMCSLALRVPVVTV
- a CDS encoding D-amino acid dehydrogenase, producing MRVVILGSGVVGVTSAWYLSQAGHDVTVIDREPGPALETSAANAGQISPGYAAPWAAPGVPLKAIKWMFQRHAPLAVRLDGTQFQLKWMWQMLRNCDTSHYMENKGRMVRLAEYSRDCLKVLRATTGIEYEGRQGGTLQLFRTAQQYENATRDIAVLEDAGVPYQLLEAHRLAEVEPALAEVAHKLTGGLRLPNDETGDCQLFTQRLAQMAELAGVKFRFNTPVDKLLCDGEQIYGVQCGEEIIKADAYVMAFGSYSTAMLKGIVDIPVYPLKGYSLTIPVAEDDGAPVSTILDETYKIAITRFDNRIRVGGMAEIVGFNTELLQPRRETLEMVVRDLFPRGGHVEQATFWTGLRPMTPDGTPVVGRTRFKNLLLNTGHGTLGWTMACGSGQLLSDILSGRTPAIPYDDLSVARYSPGFTPSRPRHLHGAHS
- a CDS encoding SpoVR family protein, which translates into the protein MATIDSMNKDTTRLSDGPDWTFELLDVYLAEIDRVAKLYRLETYPHQIEVITSEQMMDAYSSVGMPINYTHWSFGKKFIETERLYKHGQQGLAYEIVINSNPCIAYLMEENTITMQALVMAHACYGHNSFFRNNYLFRSWTDASSIVDYLIFARNYITQCEERYGVDEVEKLLDSCHALMNYGVDRYKRPQKISLQEEKARQKSREEYLQSQVNMLWRTLPKKEEEKTVFEARRYPSEPQENLLYFMEKNAPLLESWQREVLRIVRKVSQYFYPQKQTQVMNEGWATFWHYTILNHLYDEGKVTERFMLEFLHSHTNVVFQPPYNSPWYSGINPYALGFAMFQDIKRICQSPTEEDKYWFPDIAGSDWLETLHFAMRDFKDESFISQFLSPKVMRDFRLFTVLDDDRHNYLEISAIHNEEGYREIRNRLSSQYNLSNLEPNIQVWNVDLRGDRSLTLRYIPHNRAPLDKGRKEVLKHVHRLWGFDVTLEQQNEDGSVELLERCPPRMNGL